In Eucalyptus grandis isolate ANBG69807.140 chromosome 4, ASM1654582v1, whole genome shotgun sequence, the following proteins share a genomic window:
- the LOC104434515 gene encoding putative disease resistance RPP13-like protein 1: MAIGEIVLGSFLASFFQILFDKLSSLTLSYAQQEGFNTTLLEEWKGMLLTINAVLVDAEDKQLSNNPLVKLWLDDVRDLAYDMEDLLDELVIKITQVESEAKSSTSKGLEKWKSSFFGQDKSSRLNPNFHSLVSETKVQEVNGRLKAIVTRKAHLSLRENVADKSNYTNKRDPTTSLSEPQFFGREKEEAQILELLISEVENSNAMLSIVPIVGMGGVGKTALAQRTTLRSITGLSNEGEDLNELQVKLKDSLYGKKFLVVLDDIWNEKYEKWTALLKPFEAGAKGSKIIITTRNLHVASITRASPYPLRELSFDNCVSLLAFHALEAINFESHPAFEMIGKKIAERCKGLPLASKMLGGVLRTKSNPDEWEDTLNNKIWDLPTAENDEVLPILKLSYVHLPSHLKRCFAYCAIFPKDYEIERDELVLLWMADGLLDGQKAKENNLRLGRNYFDELVSRSFLQQSSVYVSKFSMHDLLNDLAKSIAGGTCFSSGESQLAINEDEATPEKARYASFISSKFVTSKCLRAYHRMKALRSLMLLGGNFYISNKVLHDLLIELKYLRVLSICHCDIVEVPNCVGNLKNHELEAQVVDSLRPHTNLENLTILNYGGAIFPSWLDSPSFSKMVSVCLLGCPNVMSLPSLGQLPSLKELSLEGLHAVTMIGSEFYGGKRPFSSLTTLELKEMLAWKDWSPHAEDLKEEFPFSCLQHLVVRSCPSLVGTLPCQLDHLIKLEIHSCPHLNNSTSVVRLPSLRELYLENCNNEILKSLVNLTSLTILRIENLAQLVCFVHEFMSCLVKLKELHIGGCDKLKYLWQDGNEMLNLTCLHELAIKSCPQFTSFVAAKGEMELPCNLERMELINCPSLEKLPSKMHTLRHLDIQDCPKLTGQTIHSYDPSSNNTISQLEYLRMIRCDALTSFPFAKGRLVALKKLTIWECKGLKSLEEITIQSLEEMTIGGWCENMKQPMREWGLPLLTSLEFLIIDLSMGGEGEKEWFPSEEDEEDVWNLLFPSSLIALPDEKNEERGKISGGFRNQLSSLKHLGFVDCPKLRKLPEDGLPPSLQSLEIKRCEILEDRCSKLTGDNWPLIQDIPYIGINYSRIR, translated from the exons ATGGCTATTGGAGAGATCGTTTTGGGTTCCTTCTTGGCTTCCTTCTTTCAGATTCTATTCGACAAGTTGTCTTCTCTCACATTGAGCTATGCGCAACAAGAAGGATTCAACACTACCTTGCTTGAGGAGTGGAAGGGAATGTTGTTGACAATCAATGCAGTGCTGGTTGACGCAGAGGACAAGCAACTTAGCAATAACCCTCTAGTGAAGCTATGGCTGGACGATGTTAGGGACTTGGCCTATGACATGGAAGACTTGCTTGATGAGTTGGTGATCAAAATCACTCAAGTTGAGTCAGAGGCAAAATCCAGCACAAGCAAAGGTCTGGAGAAATGGAAGTCCTCTTTCTTTGGCCAAGATAAATCCTCCAGATTGAATCCAAACTTTCACTCGCTTGTGTCGGAAACCAAGGTACAAGAGGTCAATGGCAGGTTGAAAGCGATTGTCACCAGGAAGGCTCATCTAAGCTTGAGAGAGAATGTTGCAGACAAATCCAACTATACCAACAAAAGAGATCCCACCACTTCTTTGTCGGAACCTCAATTTTTTGGtagggagaaggaagaagcacAAATACTCGAACTATTGATAAGTGAGGTAGAAAATTCCAATGCCATGCTAAGCATAGTCCCCATAGTTGGGATGGGCGGCGTTGGAAAGACAGCATTGGCTCAACGA ACTACTTTGCGGTCAATCACGGGGTTGTCCAACGAGGGTGAAGATCTTAATGAGCTTCAAGTTAAGTTGAAGGATAGTCTATATgggaagaagtttcttgtggttttaGATGATATATGGAATGAAAAGTACGAAAAATGGACTGCCCTCTTAAAGCCATTTGAAGCGGGTGCTAAGGgaagcaagatcatcatcaCAACTCGCAACCTTCATGTTGCCTCTATAACAAGAGCTTCGCCATATCCTTTGAGAGAATTGTCCTTTGATAATTGTGTAAGCTTATTAGCCTTTCATGCTCTTGAAGCAATAAATTTTGAGAGCCACCCGGCTTTTGAAATGATAGGCAAGAAAATAGCTGAAAGATGTAAAGGTTTACCTTTGGCATCGAAGATGTTGGGTGGTGTCTTACGTACTAAAAGTAATCCTGATGAATGGGAAGATAccttaaataacaaaatatgggATCTTCCGACGGCAGAAAATGATGAGGTTCTCCCTATTTTAAAATTGAGCTATGTCCATCTTCCTTCCCATTTGAAGAGATGTTTTGCTTATTGTGCAATATTTCCCAAGGATTATGAAATTGAAAGGGATGAGCTAGTACTCTTATGGATGGCAGATGGCCTTTTAGATGGACAAAAAGCAAAGGAGAACAACTTGAGATTAGGAAGGAATTACTTTGATGAGTTAGTATCCAGatcatttcttcaacaatcaagtgTGTACGTATCTAAGTTTTCAATGCACGATCTTTTGAATGATCTAGCAAAATCAATTGCAGGTGGGACGTGCTTTAGCTCCGGGGAATCTCAGCTGGCAATtaatgaagatgaagcaactCCTGAGAAAGCTCGTTATGCATCATTCATCTCGTCAAAATTTGTTACATCAAAATGCTTAAGAGCATATCACCGAATGAAAGCACTGAGAAGTTTAATGTTACTAGGGGGCAATTTCTATATTTCCAACAAGGTGTTACATGACTTGCTAATAGAACTGAAGTACTTGAGGGTGCTCTCAATATGTCATTGTGACATTGTAGAAGTACCAAATTGTGTTG GAAATCTCAAGAATCATGAACTTGAAGCACAAGTGGTTGACTCTTTGCGACCTCACACTAATCttgaaaatctcactattttgaACTATGGTGGTGCAATATTCCCATCATGGTTAGATAGTCCATCCTTTTCTAAGATGGTGTCCGTGTGCCTGTTGGGCTGTCCTAATGTTATGTCGCTGCCTTCACTTGGACAACTACCATCACTTAAGGAATTATCTCTTGAAGGTTTGCATGCAGTAACAATGATAGGATCTGAGTTTTACGGAGGTAAAAGGCCTTTCTCATCCTTAACAACTTTGGAATTGAAAGAGATGTTGGCATGGAAGGATTGGTCTCCTCATGCCGAGGACCTAAAAGAAGAATTCCCATTCTCCTGTCTCCAACATCTTGTTGTCCGAAGCTGTCCTTCGTTGGTTGGGACATTGCCTTGTCAACTTGATCATCTTATAAAGCTTGAAATTCATTCATGCCCACATTTGAATAACTCAACCAGTGTGGTTCGTCTTCCATCTCTCCGTGAGTTATACCTTGAGAATTGTAACAATGAGATATTAAAGAGCTTGGTCAACCTAACTTCTTTGACCATTCTTAGAATTGAAAACCTTGCCCAGCTTGTTTGCTTTGTTCATGAGTTTATGAGTTGCTTGGTCAAGCTAAAGGAGCTTCATATAGGAGGGTGTGACAAGCTGAAATACTTGTGGCAAGATGGAAATGAAATGCTAAATCTTACTTGCCTCCATGAATTAGCCATTAAAAGCTGTCCTCAATTCACATCCTTTGTGGCAGCAAAAGGAGAAATGGAGTTGCCCTGCAACCTTGAAAGGATGGAATTGATTAATTGCCCAAGTTTAGAAAAACTTCCAAGCAAGATGCACACACTTAGACATTTGGACATTCAGGATTGTCCAAAACTCACTGGACAAACTATTCATTCATATGACCCCAGCAGCAATAACACGATATCTCAACTTGAATATCTGCGAATGATTAGATGTGATGCTCTAACATCCTTTCCGTTTGCCAAGGGTAGACTTGTTGCTCTAAAGAAACTTACAATTTGGGAGTGCAAGGGGTTGAAGTCATTGGAAGAGATCACCATACAATCGCTCGAAGAAATGACAATTGGTGGCT GGTGTGAGAATATGAAGCAGCCAATGAGAGAATGGGGCTTACCCCTGCTCACATCCCTCGAGTTTCTAATTATTGACTTGAGcatgggaggggagggagagaaggagtGGTTTCCTTCGGAGGAAGACGAGGAGGATGTCTGgaatcttctctttccttcctctctaaTAGCTCTCCCGGATGAAAAGAATGAGGAACGTGGAAAGATTAGCGGCGGTTTTCGCAACCAGCTCTCTTCTCTCAAACATTTAGGGTTTGTAGATTGCCCAAAGTTGAGGAAACTGCCAGAGGATGGCCTTCCTCCTTCCCTCCAATCTTTGGAGATAAAAAGATGCGAGATTCTGGAAGATCGATGCTCAAAACTCACTGGCGACAattggcccctcatccaagATATCCCTTACATTGGCATTAATTACAGTCGGATTCGATGA